The window GGAGACAGCAAGGTCGATTGGAAAATGCATTTGATGATTATGGAATCGAACTGGAAAATGAACACAGCGAACCATTCGGTGCATTAATTAACAAAAGAAACCAATGGATTAATAAAATAGCTGATACACGATTGAAGGATATAGAAATTGTGAATGCTATACAGCATTTTAACCATTTCAAAATAGCGGGTTATATTGCTATGGTTAGTTATGCAAATGAATTGGAAGATTCTAGCGCTAACAGATTGTTTAGTATTTCTCTGGAAGAAGAACGAAAAATGGATCGTAAAATGACTAAACTTACAAAGCAGTTAAATCATGAAATTCTCTCCCCCTCTTCAACCTAATCACTCGAATTGTAAGAGATTAAAAGGATTGGTTTAATACTAAAAATTTTAATCTCTTTTTTTGATGATTTAGATATAACTCATTTTTTAATAACTTGTTTTTTCAATATGATGCGAGCATCTGCTACAATGGCGTCATTCTCAAGAGCAAATACCGGGTTTAAATCTAAGGATTCAATCTCTGGAAAATCATTAACTATATTGGAGACTTTTAAAAGTAGATTAACAAGCGCTTCTTTATTAATAGGTTTAATACCACGATAGCCTTCCATTATTTCCTTAGCTCTTATTGATTCTATTAACTCGTAAGCTTTAACTTTTGTGAGTGGTGACATTGCTAATTTAATATCCTTTAATATTTCAACATAGGTTCCACCTAAACCAAACATTATAAAATGGCCAAAACCTTCATGAAATTTACTACCAATAATAAATTCAATTCCTTTTTTAATTTGTGATTGTATCAGTACCCCTTCAACCCTTTTAGAATTAAAGCTCTCATATAAGCGATTATAGGCTTCAATCAATTCAGTTTTAGTATTAATATTAAGGATTACACCTCCTTGATCAAATTTGTGGAGAACACCTTTGGCTATGATTTTAGCAACCACTGGATACCCAATTTTATCCGCTAAAGAAATGGCTTCACCAATATGCTTGGTCACATAATGAGGGGCCAAGGTAACCCCATATTCTTTGAGTATACTATAACTTTCAACTTCATTCAAGTATTCTTGATTATGGTGCTTAGCTTTATCGAATAATTTTTTTAGATGATTATATTTTCTGTTAATTAACTTTGTTTTTTGAACTAGTGGGTCCTCGAACTTATAATTAGCAAATCTTACATAATTAGAAAAGGCATTTATGGCTTGTTCTGGAAATTCATAGTTGGGTAAATCATAGGCATCAAAAATAGTGAACAATTCTTCATTGATAGAAGGAAACACAGCGGCAAGTGTAATTTGATTTTTTCTAGCTTTAGCTACCAAATCTAGTATTGAATTCAAAATTTGGGCTCTATTCGTCATAAATTGAGGAGTACAAATCATCAACAACAAATCAAAGCTATTTATATCAAGAAGGGTCTTTAATGTATGACTATACCGTTCTGCCCCTGCATCTCCTAATATATCTACGGGATTAGCAGTTGAGGCTGCATTAGGTAACTCTTTTTGAAGAATGTCTTGCTCAGGTTTCATTAATTTTATAGCCACTAAGCTTGTATCCTTAGTGGCATCCATTGCCATAATTCCTAATCCACCTGCATTAGTCAATACTAATAATTTATTACCTTTTGGCTTGGGTTGATTCGCAATAAGCAAAGCAGTTGTAAATAATTCTTCAATGGAATCTACTCTAAGTACACCACAATCATCAAGAAACTGACTAACAATATTATCTTCGCCAGTTAATGCGCCTGTATGGGAAAGTGCTGCTTTAATACCACTTTCAGTTCTTCCTGATTTTAATATAATAATGGGTTTTAACTGCTGTTGATTTTTTGATTGAATTATCTCCTTAAATCTAATACCATCTGAAAAACTTTCTAGATATAACAATATCACTTTAGTTTCTTCATCATCAATTAAATAATTCAATAGATCATTTTCATTTATAGCTGTTTTATTACCAATTGTTACAAATTTACTGAATCCAATATCTTGCCTCGCTGCATATTCCAAAGCATGTATACCAATGGCACCACTTTGCGAAACAAAAGCTATGTTGCCTTTCTTAGGAGCAACACGAGCAAAGGTTGCATTCATATTAATAGTTGGTTGAGTATTGATAACTCCCAAGCAATTCGGACCAATTACAAATAATTCGTGAGCGTAAACTACTTCAACTAATTTTTCTTCTAATACTTTAGCTCCAATTGATGTACTTTCCTTAAAGCCAGCAGTAATGATTATAAAGGTTTTGATTCCTTTTTTGTAAGCTTGATTTAGTATATCTGGAACCCTTACGGCATCAACTGCAATAATAGCTAAATCAACATTATTATTTATTTGCTCTACACTTGAATAAGCTTTCAACCCTAAAATTGAGTTTGTATTTGGGTTTACAGGATAAATTTTCCCAGTAAACCCTCCATTAAGTAAATTTTTTAGTAAAGCATAGCCTACTTTATCGGTATGAGTTGATGCCCCAATAACTGCAATAGATTTTGGATTAAATAATTGATCAAAAAATTTATTATCAAATGGCATCTATTTGTTGGTTAATCATAGATTCAGCATGATTAATACTTTTTATCCCTTTAATCAAAGCATCGGGGTTAAAGGATATGCTGTCGATCCCATTTTTAACTAAAAAATAAGTGAAATCTGAAGAATCACTAGCAGCCTGACCGCATAATCCAATTTTAGTGCCTGTATTTTTTGCACTAGTAATAGCTTCCTTAATAAGTTTTTTAACTGCTTCATTTTCAGCATCAAACATAGATTGCAACGCTTCAGAATCTCTATCTATTCCTAATGTTAATTGTGTTAAATCATTTGATCCAATGGAAAATCCATCAAAATATTCAGCAAATTTTTCCGCAAGTATAACATTACTAGGTATTTCTACCATCATATATAATTCCAATCCATTAGCCCCTCTTTTAAGACCATATTTGGCCATAATATCCACTACTTTTTTAGCTTCATCTAAGGTTCTACAAAAAGGGATCATCAATTTAACATTTGTAAATCCCATCTCTTCTCTTACAATTCTCATGGATTCACATTCTAATTTGAATCCGTCTTTGTAACCCTCACTATAATATCTTGAAGCGCCTCTCCAGCCTATCATAGGGTTTTGCTCCTCTGTTTCAAATTCCTTACCGCCTAATAAATTTGCATATTCATTCGTTTTGAAATCGCTCATTCTTACGATTACATCTTTAGGGTAAAAGGCAGCCGCAATAGTTCCTACAGCTTGAGATAATTTCTCTGTGAAATAATCCTCTTTGTTAGGATAGGCAAAGGTTAATTCTTCTATTTCAGCTTTGGCTTTCTTATCCTTTAAGTTTTTAAAATGTGCTAATGCCATAGGATGAACCTTTATGCTATTATTTATTACAAACTCTAATCGCATTAGTCCTACTCCATTATTGGGTAGAAATGATAGTTTGAAGGCTTGATCAGGATCAGCCAGAATAAACATGACTTCTGTTTGGGGTAGTTTTATTTCTCTGGTATCAATTTCTGTGCTTTCCCAGTCTAATTTCCCTTCATAAATAGTTCCTTTTTTTCCATCTGCACAGCTTACAGTAATCTCTTGTCCATCTTTTATTAATTCTGTAGCTCCATGAGCGCCAACTACAGCTACAGCTCCAGTTTCACGAGCTACTATAGCTGCATGACTTGTCCGACCTCCTGTATTGGTAACAATAGCCGCTGCCCTTTTAAGAATAGGGTCCCAATCTGGATTGGTTAAATTTGTAACCAGTATTTCCCCTTCATTCAATTTGTCAATTTCAGCCGGACTTTGTAGAATTTTTGCTTTCCCAGCTGCAATTTTCCCTCCTACATTCCGGCCTTCTACAATAATTTTGCTTTTTGACTTTAGTTTATAATCAAAGAATTGAAACTTCGATCGTAAAGAATGAACTGTTTCAGGTCTTGCCTGAACAATATATAATTGTTGGTTTATTCCATCCTTTGCCCATTCAATATCCATAGGCTTTTGATAATGTTCTTCAATTTGAATAGTCCATTTTGCAAGTGTTTCTAGTTCGGTATCAGTTAATACATATTGTTTTTGTTTTTCTTTAGCTGTCTTGTGGTTGATAGTTTTTGTTT is drawn from Marivirga arenosa and contains these coding sequences:
- a CDS encoding YciE/YciF ferroxidase family protein yields the protein MKTIAALKDLFIEQGKELYNSQEQEINILTKFRKSINSEDLREIVRQYIKQVWRQQGRLENAFDDYGIELENEHSEPFGALINKRNQWINKIADTRLKDIEIVNAIQHFNHFKIAGYIAMVSYANELEDSSANRLFSISLEEERKMDRKMTKLTKQLNHEILSPSST
- a CDS encoding acetate--CoA ligase family protein, whose translation is MPFDNKFFDQLFNPKSIAVIGASTHTDKVGYALLKNLLNGGFTGKIYPVNPNTNSILGLKAYSSVEQINNNVDLAIIAVDAVRVPDILNQAYKKGIKTFIIITAGFKESTSIGAKVLEEKLVEVVYAHELFVIGPNCLGVINTQPTINMNATFARVAPKKGNIAFVSQSGAIGIHALEYAARQDIGFSKFVTIGNKTAINENDLLNYLIDDEETKVILLYLESFSDGIRFKEIIQSKNQQQLKPIIILKSGRTESGIKAALSHTGALTGEDNIVSQFLDDCGVLRVDSIEELFTTALLIANQPKPKGNKLLVLTNAGGLGIMAMDATKDTSLVAIKLMKPEQDILQKELPNAASTANPVDILGDAGAERYSHTLKTLLDINSFDLLLMICTPQFMTNRAQILNSILDLVAKARKNQITLAAVFPSINEELFTIFDAYDLPNYEFPEQAINAFSNYVRFANYKFEDPLVQKTKLINRKYNHLKKLFDKAKHHNQEYLNEVESYSILKEYGVTLAPHYVTKHIGEAISLADKIGYPVVAKIIAKGVLHKFDQGGVILNINTKTELIEAYNRLYESFNSKRVEGVLIQSQIKKGIEFIIGSKFHEGFGHFIMFGLGGTYVEILKDIKLAMSPLTKVKAYELIESIRAKEIMEGYRGIKPINKEALVNLLLKVSNIVNDFPEIESLDLNPVFALENDAIVADARIILKKQVIKK
- the ppsA gene encoding phosphoenolpyruvate synthase; translated protein: MNQFIYPFKELSLSDLGRVGGKNASLGELYNELVPKGINVPDGFAISAEAYWDILDSNNIRDKLKSTLSELDTKGFKNLAEIGEKCRKLLGKAKLPTDLINQIIEAYQSLKSNYPDSLQLAVRSSATAEDLPEASFAGQQESYLNIVSEQELLAACNACYASLFTNRAIKYREDNGFNHMDVALSIGVQKMVRSDLGSAGVCFSLDTETGFDKVVNITGAWGLGENVVKGTVSPDDFCLYKPAIKAGKKAILFKHLGQKEKTMTYAAKDENKKFTYKTKTINHKTAKEKQKQYVLTDTELETLAKWTIQIEEHYQKPMDIEWAKDGINQQLYIVQARPETVHSLRSKFQFFDYKLKSKSKIIVEGRNVGGKIAAGKAKILQSPAEIDKLNEGEILVTNLTNPDWDPILKRAAAIVTNTGGRTSHAAIVARETGAVAVVGAHGATELIKDGQEITVSCADGKKGTIYEGKLDWESTEIDTREIKLPQTEVMFILADPDQAFKLSFLPNNGVGLMRLEFVINNSIKVHPMALAHFKNLKDKKAKAEIEELTFAYPNKEDYFTEKLSQAVGTIAAAFYPKDVIVRMSDFKTNEYANLLGGKEFETEEQNPMIGWRGASRYYSEGYKDGFKLECESMRIVREEMGFTNVKLMIPFCRTLDEAKKVVDIMAKYGLKRGANGLELYMMVEIPSNVILAEKFAEYFDGFSIGSNDLTQLTLGIDRDSEALQSMFDAENEAVKKLIKEAITSAKNTGTKIGLCGQAASDSSDFTYFLVKNGIDSISFNPDALIKGIKSINHAESMINQQIDAI